One window of Felis catus isolate Fca126 chromosome D4, F.catus_Fca126_mat1.0, whole genome shotgun sequence genomic DNA carries:
- the FPGS gene encoding folylpolyglutamate synthase, mitochondrial isoform X1 — protein sequence MGCGKPRDERYQVPGCLLNRWLRRRACKQPMEQPGPSGSLFSANTASFQDAVRALNTLQTNAGYLEQVKRQRGDPQAQLEAMKLYLARSGLQVEDLDQLNIIHVTGTKGKGSTCAFTERILRSYGLKTGFFSSPHLVQVRERIRINGQPISPELFTKHFWPLYHRLEETKDSSSYVSMPAYFRFLTLMAFHVFLQEKVDLAVVEVGIGGAYDCTNIIRKPAVCGISSLGIDHTSILGDTVEEIAWQKGGIFKRGVPAFTVLQPDGPLAVLRDRAQQISCPLYLCPPLEALEEGGPPLTLGLEGEHQRSNAALALQLARCWLQQKDYRGIGELKVSRPSLLRQMPLAPVFQPTTHMRHGLRDTEWLGRTQVLRRGPLTWYLDGAHTASSMQACVRWFRQALHRRPRPSRGSEVLVLLFNSTGDRDPAALLKMLQPCQFDYAVFCPNLTEVSTVGNADQQNFMVTLDQVLLRCLAHQQHWSRLDEEQAGPEPGEPTSSLLAPHPPEPRSTSSLVFSCISHALLWISQGRDPVFQPPSPPQGLFAHPVAGSGAGVLREAAAIHVLVTGSLHLVGGVLKLLEPALSQ from the exons GACGCTGTGCGCGCACTGAACACCCTGCAGACCAATGCTGGCTATCTGGAGCAGGTAAAGCGCCAGCGGGGTGACCCTCAGGCACAGCTGGAAGCCATGAAGCTGTACTTGGCACGGAGTGGGCTGCAG GTGGAAGACTTGGACCAGCTGAACATCATTCACGTCACTGGGACCAAGGGGAAG GGTTCCACTTGTGCCTTTACTGAACGTATTCTCCGAAGCTATGGCCTGAAGACAGGATTCTTTAG CTCTCCCCACCTGGTGCAGGTGCGGGAGCGGATCCGCATCAACGGGCAGCCCATAAGCCCTGAGCTCTTCACCAAGCACTTCTGGCCCCTCTACCACCGGCTGGAGGAGACCAAG GACAGCAGCAGCTATGTCTCCATGCCCGCCTACTTCCGCTTCCTCACGCTCATGGCCTTCCACGTCTTCCTCCAAGAGAAG GTGGACCTGGCAGTGGTGGAGGTGGGCATTGGTGGCGCTTACGACTGCACCAACATCATCAG GAAGCCTGCGGTGTGTGGCATCTCCTCTCTTGGCATCGACCACACCAGCATTCTGGGGGACACAGTGGAGGAGATCGCGTGGCAGAAAGGGGGCATCTTCAAG CGTGGCGTCCCCGCCTTCACCGTGCTCCAGCCTGACGGTCCCCTGGCCGTGCTGAGGGACCGGGCCCAGCAGATCTCA TGTCCTCTCTACCTGTGCCCACCACTGGAAGCCCTGGAGGAAGGGGGGCCGCCGCTGACCCTGGGCCTGGAGGGAGAGCACCAGCGGTCCAATGCCGCCTTGGCCTTGCAACTGGCTCGCTGCTGGCTACAGCAGAAGGACTACCGGG GCATCGGGGAGCTGAAGGTGTCCAGGCCCAGTCTCTTGCGGCAGATGCCCCTGGCGCCCGTGTTCCAGCCCACGACCCACATGCGGCATG GGCTTCGGGACACGGAGTGGCTGGGCCGGACGCAGGTGCTGCGGCGCGGGCCCCTCACCTGGTACCTGGATGGCGCGCACACCGCCAGCAGCATGCAGGCCTGCGTGCGCTGGTTCCGCCAGGCGCTGCACCGCCGCCCGAGGCCAAGCCG cgGCTCTGAGGTGCTTGTCCTGCTTTTCAACTCCACCGGAGACCGGGATCCTGCAGCGCTGCTGAAGATGCTGCAG CCCTGTCAGTTTGACTATGCTGTTTTCTGCCCTAACCTGACAGAGGTCTCAACTGTTGGCAATGCAG ACCAGCAGAACTTCATGGTGACCCTGGACCAGGTGTTGCTCCGCTGCCTTGCACACCAACAGCACTGGAGCCGCCTGGACGAGGAGCAGGCGGGCCCGGAGCCTGGTGAGCCCACATCCTCGCTGCTGGCTCCCCACCCGCCCGAGCCCCGTAGCACCAGCTCCCTGGTCTTCAGCTGCATCTCCCACGCCTTGCTGTGGATCAGTCAAGGCCGGGACCCTGTCTTCCAGCCACCCAGTCCCCCGCAGGGCCTCTTCGCCCACCCTGTGGCAGGCAGCGGGGCCGGCGTGCTCCGTGAGGCTGCCGCCATCCACGTGCTGGTCACCGGCAGCCTGCACCTGGTGGGCGGCGTCCTGAAGCTGCTGGAGCCGGCCCTGTCCCAGTAG
- the FPGS gene encoding folylpolyglutamate synthase, mitochondrial isoform X2, which translates to MSQARRHLRPALFLAAVSARVATTGVAARRGLSAWPAPQEPGMEYQDAVRALNTLQTNAGYLEQVKRQRGDPQAQLEAMKLYLARSGLQVEDLDQLNIIHVTGTKGKGSTCAFTERILRSYGLKTGFFSSPHLVQVRERIRINGQPISPELFTKHFWPLYHRLEETKDSSSYVSMPAYFRFLTLMAFHVFLQEKVDLAVVEVGIGGAYDCTNIIRKPAVCGISSLGIDHTSILGDTVEEIAWQKGGIFKRGVPAFTVLQPDGPLAVLRDRAQQISCPLYLCPPLEALEEGGPPLTLGLEGEHQRSNAALALQLARCWLQQKDYRGIGELKVSRPSLLRQMPLAPVFQPTTHMRHGLRDTEWLGRTQVLRRGPLTWYLDGAHTASSMQACVRWFRQALHRRPRPSRGSEVLVLLFNSTGDRDPAALLKMLQPCQFDYAVFCPNLTEVSTVGNADQQNFMVTLDQVLLRCLAHQQHWSRLDEEQAGPEPGEPTSSLLAPHPPEPRSTSSLVFSCISHALLWISQGRDPVFQPPSPPQGLFAHPVAGSGAGVLREAAAIHVLVTGSLHLVGGVLKLLEPALSQ; encoded by the exons ATGTCGCAGGCACGCCGCCACCTGCGACCCGCTCTTTTCCTGGCGGCGGTTTCTGCGCGCGTTGCAACTACCGGGGTAGCGGCTCGGCGAGGGTTGAGCGCGTGGCCCGCGCCGCAGGAGCCCGGCATGGAGTATCAG GACGCTGTGCGCGCACTGAACACCCTGCAGACCAATGCTGGCTATCTGGAGCAGGTAAAGCGCCAGCGGGGTGACCCTCAGGCACAGCTGGAAGCCATGAAGCTGTACTTGGCACGGAGTGGGCTGCAG GTGGAAGACTTGGACCAGCTGAACATCATTCACGTCACTGGGACCAAGGGGAAG GGTTCCACTTGTGCCTTTACTGAACGTATTCTCCGAAGCTATGGCCTGAAGACAGGATTCTTTAG CTCTCCCCACCTGGTGCAGGTGCGGGAGCGGATCCGCATCAACGGGCAGCCCATAAGCCCTGAGCTCTTCACCAAGCACTTCTGGCCCCTCTACCACCGGCTGGAGGAGACCAAG GACAGCAGCAGCTATGTCTCCATGCCCGCCTACTTCCGCTTCCTCACGCTCATGGCCTTCCACGTCTTCCTCCAAGAGAAG GTGGACCTGGCAGTGGTGGAGGTGGGCATTGGTGGCGCTTACGACTGCACCAACATCATCAG GAAGCCTGCGGTGTGTGGCATCTCCTCTCTTGGCATCGACCACACCAGCATTCTGGGGGACACAGTGGAGGAGATCGCGTGGCAGAAAGGGGGCATCTTCAAG CGTGGCGTCCCCGCCTTCACCGTGCTCCAGCCTGACGGTCCCCTGGCCGTGCTGAGGGACCGGGCCCAGCAGATCTCA TGTCCTCTCTACCTGTGCCCACCACTGGAAGCCCTGGAGGAAGGGGGGCCGCCGCTGACCCTGGGCCTGGAGGGAGAGCACCAGCGGTCCAATGCCGCCTTGGCCTTGCAACTGGCTCGCTGCTGGCTACAGCAGAAGGACTACCGGG GCATCGGGGAGCTGAAGGTGTCCAGGCCCAGTCTCTTGCGGCAGATGCCCCTGGCGCCCGTGTTCCAGCCCACGACCCACATGCGGCATG GGCTTCGGGACACGGAGTGGCTGGGCCGGACGCAGGTGCTGCGGCGCGGGCCCCTCACCTGGTACCTGGATGGCGCGCACACCGCCAGCAGCATGCAGGCCTGCGTGCGCTGGTTCCGCCAGGCGCTGCACCGCCGCCCGAGGCCAAGCCG cgGCTCTGAGGTGCTTGTCCTGCTTTTCAACTCCACCGGAGACCGGGATCCTGCAGCGCTGCTGAAGATGCTGCAG CCCTGTCAGTTTGACTATGCTGTTTTCTGCCCTAACCTGACAGAGGTCTCAACTGTTGGCAATGCAG ACCAGCAGAACTTCATGGTGACCCTGGACCAGGTGTTGCTCCGCTGCCTTGCACACCAACAGCACTGGAGCCGCCTGGACGAGGAGCAGGCGGGCCCGGAGCCTGGTGAGCCCACATCCTCGCTGCTGGCTCCCCACCCGCCCGAGCCCCGTAGCACCAGCTCCCTGGTCTTCAGCTGCATCTCCCACGCCTTGCTGTGGATCAGTCAAGGCCGGGACCCTGTCTTCCAGCCACCCAGTCCCCCGCAGGGCCTCTTCGCCCACCCTGTGGCAGGCAGCGGGGCCGGCGTGCTCCGTGAGGCTGCCGCCATCCACGTGCTGGTCACCGGCAGCCTGCACCTGGTGGGCGGCGTCCTGAAGCTGCTGGAGCCGGCCCTGTCCCAGTAG
- the ENG gene encoding endoglin, which translates to MDRGTLPPVVALLLAVCSLRPTSLAETVHCDLQPVDAEVTYVTSRVPEGCVAQVPNATLQVHILFLESSREVSELELKIQKSTQNGTRPREVLLVLSANKNVLLRLQAPGIPLNLAFDPKMVIFQGHPGINTTKLPPLTTKSQLLNWADTKGPIASVAELNDPESILLRLDQAPGSPSSCSLEPLMDMGHTLEWKPLTPASVRGCRLEGVPGHKEAHIVRVLPGTQDRPRTVTVKVELRCASGDPDAVLILQGPPYVSWLIDANHNMQIWTTGEYSFKIFPEKNIRGFVLPDTPQGLLGEARRLNASVVASFVELPLASVVSLQARSCGGGLQTSPAPVQTTPPKESCNQELLLSLIQPKCSEGVMTLVLKKDLISTLRCTITSLTFWDPSCQAEDRDEQFVLRSTYSSCGTEVTDNVVSNEVVINLLSSSSPQRKKVHCIDMEGLSFQLGLYLSPHFLQASNTIELGQQGFVQVSMSPSTPELMLQLDSCQLDLGPDADTVELIQSQVAKGSCVSLLSPGPGGDMRFSFLLRGYMVPTPTTGTLSCTITLRPRTWSLEVHRTISMRLNIVSPGLPDKGLVLPAVLGITFGAFLIGALLTAALWYIYSHTRPPGKREPVVAVAAPASSESSSTNHSIGSTQSTPCSTSSMA; encoded by the exons ATGGACCGCGGCACGCTTCCCCCCGTTGTCGCCTTGCTGCTGGCCGTCTGCAGCCTCAGACCGACAA GTCTTGCAGAAACTGTCCATTGTGACCTACAGCCTGTGGATGCCGAGGTGACATACGTCACGAGTCGGGTTCCCGAGGGCTGCGTGGCTCAGGTCCCCAACGCTACCCTTCAAGTCCACATTCTCTTCCTGGAGTCCTCAAGG GAGGTGTCAGAGCTGGAGCTGAAAATCCAGAAGTCCACGCAAAATGGCACACGGCCCCGAGAGGTGCTCCTGGTCCTCAGCGCGAACAAGAACGTGCTCCTGCGGCTACAGGCCCCAGGAATCCCACTCAACCTGGCCTTC GACCCCAAGATGGTCATCTTCCAAGGACACCCAGGAATCAACACCACAAAGCTGCCACCCCTCACCACCAAGAGTCAGCTCCTCAACTGGGCAGATACAAAGGGCCCCATCGCATCTGTCGCTGAGCTGAACGACCCTGAAAGCATCCTCCTCCGTCTGGACCAAG CCCCAGGGTCACCGTCCTCCTGCAGTCTGGAACCCCTCATGGACATGGGCCACACGCTCGAATGGAAGCCGCTCACTCCGGCCTCTGTCCGGGGCTGTCGTTTGGAGGGTGTGCCTGGCCACAAGGAAGCACACATCGTGAGGGTCCTGCCAGGCACCCAGGACAG GCCCCGGACAGTGACCGTGAAGGTGGAACTGCGTTGTGCCTCGGGGGATCCGGACGCCGTGCTTATCCTGCAAGGGCCCCCCTATGTGTCCTGGCTCATCGACGCCAACCACAACATGCAGATCTGG ACCACTGGGGAATACTCCTTCAAGATCTTTCCAGAGAAGAACATCCGCGGCTTCGTGCTCCCTGACACACCCCAAGGCCTGCTGGGGGAGGCCCGGAGACTCAACGCCAGCGTGGTGGCATCGTTCGTGGAGCTCCCGCTGGCCAGTGTCGTCTCGCTGCAGGCCCGCAGCTGCG GTGGTGGGCTGCAGACCTCTCCCGCACCTGTCCAGACCACCCCTCCCAAGGAGAGCTGCAACCAGGAGCTGCTCCTGTCCCTGATCCAGCCCAAGTGCTCCGAAGGCGTCATGACTCTGGTACTCAAGAAAGATCTCATCTCG ACTCTGAGGTGCACCATCACAAGCCTGACCTTCTGGGACCCCAGCTGCCAGGCTGAGGACAGAGATGAACAGTTTGTCCTGCGCAGCACCTACTCCAGCTGTGGCACGGAAGTGACAGACAATGTGGTCAGTAATGAG GTGGTCATCAACCTCTTGTCAAGTTCATCACCGCAACGG AAAAAGGTGCACTGCATCGACATGGAGGGCCTCTCCTTCCAGCTGGGCCTGTATCTCAGCCCGCACTTCCTCCAGGCCTCCAACACCATCGAGCTGGGGCAACAAGGCTTTGTGCAG GTGAGCATGTCCCCCTCGACCCCTGAGCTCATGCTCCAGCTGGACAGCTGCCAACTGGATTTGGGGCCTGACGCGGACACCGTGGAGCTCATCCAGAGCCAGGTAGCCAAGGGCAGCTGTGTAAGCCTGCTGTCCCCGGGCCCTGGTGGTGACATGCGCTTCAGCTTCCTCCTCCGTGGCTACATGGTGCCCACACCCACGACTGGCACCCTCAGCTGCACCATAACCCTGCGCCCGAGGACTTGGTCCCTG gaagtccacAGGACTATTTCTATGCGTCTGAACATCGTCAGCCCTGGCCTGCCTG ACAAAGGCCTCGTCCTGCCCGCCGTGCTGGGCATCACCTTTGGCGCCTTCCTTATCGGGGCCCTGCTCACCGCTGCACTCTGGTACATCTACTCGCACACGC gtcCCCCCGGCAAGCGGGAGCCCGTGGTGGCGGTGGCCGCCCCGGCCTCCTCAGAAAGCAGTAGCACCAACCACAGCATCGGGAGCACCCAGAGCACCCCCTGCTCCACCAGCAGCATGGCGTAG